A stretch of the Halomonas sp. CH40 genome encodes the following:
- a CDS encoding enoyl-CoA hydratase-related protein, producing the protein MSDTVIEKVDNAGVVRLTINRPKALNALNSDVLSALEKELVELEQHPNLRAVLITGAGEKSFVAGADIAEMRDKTPEQARAFAGQALRTIKRLETLPVPVVALVNGFCLGGGCELALACDWAVASDNAVFGQPEVLLGVIPGFGGTQRLPRRVGPAMALDLVTTGRKIDAHEALRIGLVNRVMPQAELEDYVAELTKQLMGNGPQSVRGAKQAVHDGMDQDLDSALALETSLFAFCFAGEEQTEGMSAFVEKRKPNF; encoded by the coding sequence ATGAGTGATACCGTCATCGAGAAGGTTGATAACGCCGGTGTGGTTCGCCTGACGATTAATCGCCCCAAGGCGCTGAACGCCCTGAATAGCGATGTATTGAGCGCGCTGGAAAAAGAGCTGGTCGAGCTGGAACAGCACCCCAACCTGCGTGCAGTGCTGATCACCGGCGCGGGGGAAAAGTCGTTTGTTGCTGGGGCTGATATCGCCGAAATGCGTGACAAGACGCCCGAGCAGGCACGTGCTTTCGCTGGTCAGGCGTTGCGTACCATCAAGCGCCTGGAAACCCTGCCGGTACCGGTGGTGGCGCTGGTCAACGGCTTCTGCCTGGGCGGCGGTTGCGAGCTGGCGCTGGCCTGTGACTGGGCAGTTGCCAGCGATAACGCCGTCTTCGGTCAGCCGGAAGTGCTGCTGGGGGTCATCCCCGGTTTCGGCGGCACCCAGCGCCTGCCGCGCCGCGTCGGGCCTGCCATGGCGCTGGATCTGGTGACCACTGGTCGCAAGATCGATGCCCATGAAGCCCTGCGTATCGGCCTCGTTAACCGCGTGATGCCTCAGGCGGAGCTGGAAGACTACGTGGCAGAGTTGACCAAGCAGCTGATGGGCAACGGCCCGCAGTCGGTGCGCGGTGCCAAGCAGGCGGTACACGACGGCATGGATCAGGATCTCGACAGCGCCCTGGCGCTGGAAACCAGCCTGTTTGCTTTCTGCTTCGCAGGAGAAGAACAGACCGAAGGCATGAGCGCCTTTGTAGAAAAGCGGAAGCCTAATTTCTGA
- the yghU gene encoding glutathione-dependent disulfide-bond oxidoreductase: MSNATYTPPRVWQWEPGNGGEFANINRPVAGATHEKALPVGRHPLQLYSLATPNGVKVTILLEELLEKGISSAEYDAHLIRITEGEQFSSGFVEVNPNSKIPALIDHSTQPPQRVFESGAILLYLAEKFDAFLPEDPAKRTECLSWLFWQMGSAPMLGGGFGHFYAYAPEPLEYPIDRFTMEVKRQLDVLDRHLAENRFMVGDDYTIADMAIYPWYGALVKNRVYDAAEFLQAHTYTHVQRWADEIDARPAVQRGRMVNRTWGDPSEQLHERHDASDFAHKTQDKLD, translated from the coding sequence ATGAGCAACGCAACCTATACGCCCCCACGGGTGTGGCAGTGGGAGCCGGGTAATGGCGGCGAGTTTGCCAATATCAACCGCCCCGTGGCCGGTGCGACGCATGAAAAAGCATTACCAGTGGGTCGCCACCCCTTGCAGCTTTATTCCCTGGCGACCCCCAATGGTGTCAAGGTCACCATCTTGCTTGAGGAGCTGCTCGAAAAAGGCATCAGCAGCGCCGAGTATGATGCCCACCTGATTCGCATCACTGAAGGCGAGCAGTTCAGCAGTGGTTTTGTCGAGGTTAACCCCAACTCGAAAATCCCGGCGCTGATAGATCACAGCACTCAACCACCCCAGCGGGTATTCGAATCCGGCGCCATCCTGCTTTATCTGGCCGAAAAATTTGACGCCTTCCTGCCTGAAGACCCGGCCAAGCGTACCGAATGCCTTTCCTGGCTATTCTGGCAGATGGGCAGCGCGCCCATGCTGGGCGGCGGTTTCGGGCACTTCTATGCCTATGCGCCGGAGCCGCTGGAATACCCGATTGATCGCTTCACCATGGAGGTCAAGCGCCAGCTGGACGTCCTCGACCGCCACCTGGCAGAAAACCGCTTTATGGTCGGCGATGACTACACCATTGCCGATATGGCGATTTACCCCTGGTACGGTGCTCTGGTCAAGAACCGCGTCTATGACGCCGCCGAGTTTCTTCAAGCCCACACCTATACCCATGTGCAGCGCTGGGCCGACGAGATCGACGCTCGCCCTGCCGTTCAACGTGGCCGCATGGTCAACCGCACCTGGGGTGACCCCAGCGAGCAGCTGCACGAACGCCACGATGCCAGCGACTTCGCACACAAAACCCAGGACAAGCTCGACTGA
- a CDS encoding YaeQ family protein, with product MALSATPYKVDVNLTDLDRNVYETLRFTVARHPSETEDRMCSRLIAYLLWYSESLAFGRGLSDVDEPALWDKSLDGRVLHWIEVGLPDAERLTWCSRRAERVSLLAYGRVDIWESKVLPAVSSLKNVHVASLPQESLSAIASGLSRTIDWAVMISEGSLFITDANGQHEITPQWLLCDR from the coding sequence ATGGCGTTGAGCGCGACCCCGTATAAAGTTGATGTGAACCTGACCGACCTTGATCGTAACGTCTACGAGACATTGCGTTTTACTGTGGCCCGTCATCCGTCTGAAACAGAAGACCGGATGTGCAGCCGCTTGATCGCTTACCTGTTGTGGTACAGCGAATCACTGGCCTTTGGCCGCGGGCTTTCGGATGTGGATGAGCCTGCCCTGTGGGATAAAAGCCTGGATGGTCGCGTGCTGCACTGGATAGAAGTCGGCCTGCCGGACGCCGAGCGCCTGACCTGGTGCTCACGCCGGGCAGAGCGGGTGTCGCTGTTGGCGTATGGGCGGGTGGATATTTGGGAGAGTAAGGTGTTACCGGCGGTGTCGTCGCTCAAGAATGTGCATGTGGCCAGCTTGCCCCAGGAAAGCCTGAGCGCCATAGCGTCGGGCCTGTCGCGCACTATTGACTGGGCGGTGATGATCAGTGAAGGGTCTTTATTTATTACCGACGCCAATGGCCAGCATGAGATAACGCCGCAGTGGCTGCTGTGTGATCGTTAA
- a CDS encoding cation:proton antiporter encodes MMTLLSHIEAQLHAVNESTLALILLGVLLSLSIVVDTVSRRTALPRISLLVLVGVGYAVVQQLVIGSAKAPLEGLREPLINLALVMVAFLLGGELTLSRLKSTGRIIVLLSAAVVLGSLAVVFAGLWALGFPLAVAASLAAISVATDPAAVSEAIDESGQTNLNSRVMLGIVAIDDAWGVIIFGLTMAAMSWVSLADSGTGSLMHSLWELGGGVLLGITLGLPAAWLTGRLKPGRPTQAEALALMLLIAGLSAYLNVSALLAAMVAGFVVVNVSVHHTRSFAEIEQIEWPFLVFFFVLAGASLDLANLHAALVPIAAYVVLRILGRFVGGYLGVRLLSRNVTGLEPRIGLGLLPQAGVAMGMALLAAERFPEHGALIVTTVVTSTILFELFGPFWVKRLVVKSETP; translated from the coding sequence ATGATGACATTACTGAGCCATATCGAGGCTCAGCTTCACGCCGTTAACGAGAGCACCCTGGCGCTGATTCTGCTCGGGGTGCTGCTGTCTTTAAGCATAGTGGTTGATACGGTGTCACGGCGCACCGCCTTGCCGCGTATTTCCTTGTTAGTGTTGGTAGGGGTTGGTTACGCGGTCGTTCAGCAGCTGGTGATTGGCTCGGCCAAAGCTCCTCTGGAAGGCCTGCGTGAGCCGCTGATCAACCTGGCGCTGGTGATGGTGGCGTTCTTGCTGGGGGGCGAGCTGACATTATCCCGCCTGAAATCAACCGGGCGAATTATTGTGCTGCTCTCGGCCGCCGTGGTGCTGGGCTCGCTGGCCGTTGTGTTTGCCGGGCTATGGGCCCTGGGTTTTCCGCTGGCGGTTGCCGCCTCGCTGGCAGCCATTTCGGTTGCGACCGACCCGGCTGCGGTCAGTGAAGCCATTGATGAAAGCGGCCAGACCAACCTTAATTCACGGGTGATGTTGGGGATCGTGGCCATTGATGACGCCTGGGGGGTGATTATCTTCGGGCTGACCATGGCGGCAATGAGCTGGGTGAGCCTGGCGGATAGTGGCACAGGTTCGTTAATGCATTCGCTTTGGGAGTTGGGCGGTGGCGTGCTGCTGGGGATTACACTGGGCTTGCCCGCGGCCTGGTTGACCGGTCGACTGAAACCCGGGCGGCCCACTCAGGCGGAAGCGCTGGCGCTGATGTTATTGATTGCTGGCCTGTCTGCGTATCTCAACGTTTCTGCCTTGCTGGCGGCCATGGTGGCCGGCTTTGTGGTGGTGAACGTTTCAGTGCACCATACCCGCTCCTTTGCCGAGATTGAGCAGATTGAATGGCCGTTTCTGGTGTTCTTTTTTGTGCTGGCCGGGGCCAGCCTGGATCTGGCCAATCTGCATGCGGCGCTTGTGCCGATAGCGGCGTATGTTGTCTTGCGCATATTGGGAAGATTTGTGGGTGGTTATCTGGGTGTTCGCTTGTTGAGCCGTAATGTGACGGGGCTTGAACCACGTATTGGCCTGGGGCTTTTACCCCAGGCAGGCGTTGCCATGGGGATGGCACTGCTGGCCGCCGAGCGTTTTCCCGAACATGGTGCATTGATCGTGACGACAGTGGTCACTTCCACCATTCTTTTTGAGCTGTTTGGCCCCTTCTGGGTAAAACGCCTTGTAGTAAAATCGGAGACGCCATAA
- a CDS encoding organic hydroperoxide resistance protein, producing MTIEKIAYRAHATATGGREGHAASSDGALDVKLSTPTELGGPGGNGTNPEQLFAAGYSACFLGAMKHVASQEKIQLPEDVKIDGHVGIGPIPTGFGIEVELKISLPGMDKAQAQSLVDKAHIVCPYSNATQGNIDVTLTLV from the coding sequence ATGACAATTGAAAAAATCGCCTATCGTGCCCATGCCACCGCCACCGGTGGCCGTGAAGGCCATGCTGCCTCTTCCGACGGCGCGCTGGATGTCAAACTCAGCACGCCCACCGAACTGGGTGGCCCAGGCGGTAATGGCACCAACCCTGAGCAGCTGTTTGCCGCGGGCTATTCCGCCTGCTTTCTGGGCGCCATGAAGCACGTCGCCAGCCAGGAAAAGATCCAGCTGCCGGAAGATGTCAAGATTGACGGCCATGTCGGCATTGGCCCGATCCCGACAGGCTTCGGGATTGAAGTCGAACTTAAGATCAGCCTGCCGGGCATGGATAAGGCACAGGCGCAAAGCCTGGTGGATAAAGCACATATTGTCTGCCCTTACTCCAATGCTACCCAGGGCAATATCGACGTCACCCTGACGCTGGTATAA